The Xylophilus rhododendri region TTGCCTGGCTGATGGCCTATGGCCTCGACGCGCCCGCCGTGCAGACCATGGCGGTGAGCCTGGCCGAAGGGGAAAGCGCCCCCGACGACCAGCGGCTGCTGCAGAACGCCTGGCAGCACGCGCAACGCCGCTACAGCGACAGCGGCGGCGCTGCGCAGGCACCGGCGCCCGTCTTCCTGCCGGCCCTGCGCCGCAAGCTGCCCGCCATGTTGTCCGCTCGTGTCGCCGCAGGCCCAGGCACCGACAGCCTGGAGCCGGCCGACCGGCTCGTCACCAACCTGGTCCATGTCTTCAGCGGCCTGCTGCTGCAGGACCTGGAACTGGAGCTGCCCGACGCACAGGACAGCCTCTACAGAGCCGCGCAGAAGGACCTGCGCATCGCAGCCGCCGCCTACATCCTGGACGTGGCCGTGCCGGAACGCCTGGGTTGCCGGGCCACGGCAGAGCGCAGCCGGCATCACCGTGCCGATCTGATCTTCGTGCGCCGGCCCGGTACGGTCGCCGGGCTGGCGGAGGACATCCATGACGGACTGGTCGCCTGCACGCGGGACGATCCGCCGGAGTTCGCAACGGCGCAGCAGACGGACACCGCGCTGGCGACATTCACTGAATATGTCGAGCAGTGCCTGGACCGCATCGATGGCATGGGCAGCGCGCAATATCCGTTCTGCACTCCGCCTGCGGCTGCGGCTACTCGTTGAGCAGAGTGAACTCCACTTCCAGGTTTCGGAACTCATCGGAGCCGGGCCTGACGAGCATCCGCCTGCCAACTTCCACGGTGAAATCTGCAGGGGCAGGCAAGGAGCTCAATCGATTGCCGTTGGCGGCGTCCTTGACCTCGAATACCTTGCCCAGGCACCTGATGCTTTGCTGGTTTGCGTGCGAGATCAGCAGCTTGTCGGCAGCGCGCTTGTCCGCCGGCGTCTCCAGAGGAAATTCGCGCCGCTCACCGGCGCGCTGGAAGGTTTCCATGGCGGGGACGTCCCAGCCGATCCGGACAGATTTGCCATCGCCCTTGCCGCCAAACGCCGCTATCGCATTGATCCGCTTCGAATCGGCATGGCCCCACTGAAGGCCATGGATCTTGAGGTAGGTTGCCATTGCGAGTCCCCGCTTTCGAAAGCGATCATTCTTCGCATTCGGCGGGCAGACTCAATAGGGCGAATGGGTCGAGGAATCCCACCAACGAAAAGGGGACCCGAAGGTCCCCATGCATGGTGGCCCGCCCGAAGCGGGATGCCGACTCAGGAGCCGGCCTTCTCCAGCGACTTCTTGGCGCTCTTGGCGTCGTGCTCGGCGCTCTTCTTGTGGTACTCGGCCTTGGTGTTGTTCACTGCCTTGCCGATGGGGCCGCTTTCCTTGGCCTTGCTCTCGGCCTGCTTCTGGTCGATCTTGTGCTGGGCTGCGTCGGTGGCCTGGTCGGCCGCCTTGCCCACTTGTGCCTGTGCACCCAGGACGGCCAGCGAAGCGATGAGGGCGAATGCGATCTTTTTCATGTTCTCTCCTGAAAACGTTGAGATGGGTGCAGATTGCCTGCGTGAGGGCGCCCTGCCTGTCAGCCATCGCCCCGCCCGGGTTTCGGCCTAAGCCGGGCCTTGCTGCCGGACGAACAACTGCTCCTGCACCTCGCTGCCCCATTGCGCGCCCGCCTGCTGCTGCTTCAGCACGAAGCCCTGGGCTTCGTACAGGCGGCGGGCGGCGTCCAGCCCCTCGAAGGTCCAGAGCCGGGTTTCGGCGAAGCGGTGTTCGTCGCAGAAGGCCAGCGCCCGCTGCAGCAGCGCCTTGCCCAGGCCGCCGCCGCGCTGGCCGCCATCCACGATGAACCAGCGCAGGTGCGCATGGCCGTCGGCGAAGCCCTTGCCGTCGATGGCGACCGAGCCGACGACACGGCCGGCGCTCACCGCCGTCCACAGCCCGTTACGTGCATCGCCCAGCCGCCCGGCGAACTCGGCCAGGCCGCAGGCGACTTGGCTTTCGAACACCTGGCCGAAGCCGGCGTGCGCTGCATAGAACAGGGCATGCATCTCCACGATGCGCCCCAGGGCCCCGGGGTGGTAGCCCTGCACGATGTCGATCGGCGCGGCGCCCATGTGCGGCTTCAGCAGCCGGCCGCGCAGGCACCGCGCGATGTGAATTCCATGGTGATGCCCGACAGCGGCACGAACACCGGCACCTTGACCGCCTTGACGAAGGCCTCGGTCTTGCTGCCCGGCCGCACCTTGCCGCCCACCGTGCCCACCTCGTTGGCATGCGAGGCGATCACCGCGGCGGGCTTGACCAGCTCGTTCATCACATAAGCCGCCTCGGCCGGGCCGGTGGTGAAGCCGTCGCCCATGTTCATCACCGCCAGTTTGGCGTGATAGAGGTCGCGCACCACCCGTTCCTGGTCGGCGGTGATGCCGGTGTCGCCCGACAGATAGGTCACCAGCCCGTTGCTGAAGGTCAGCACATAGCCGGTGGCCAGGCCCACATCGCCGTAGATGCCGGCCTCCTTCATCGCCTTGCCGAGTTCGCCGCCGATGTATTCGGGCTCCACGCCGTTGCTGTGCATCGCCGTGACGGTGGCGATCTTCACCCCGCCCACCGTCACGCTGCCGCCGAAGCGCGCCAGCATGGCATTGGCCGGATTGCCGCCCAGGGCCTTGAGCTTGGCGGCGAAGAAGGGCGGCATGTCGCTGCCCACCACGATCTTCGAGTTCTTGGCCAGCGCGATGTTGACGGCGTTGGAGTTGGGGTAGTCGGACACGGACACGTCCGGCGCCGCGCAGCTGCCCGCGTTGGGCGCCGCGTTGTGCGCATTGCCCAGGTGGTCGCCGTGCATGTGGCTGACCAGCAGGATGTCGATCTTGCCCAGGCGCGGATCGGCGGCGCCGGCCACGGTGCGGCCCGGGTCGTAGAGGATGCGGGTGCCGTTGGGGTCTTCGAAGATCAGTGCGCGGTCCTGCGGGCAGAACTCGCCGTCGATGCCGCCGAGCGGCGTGACCTTGACGTTCTGGGCCCAGGCCGGTGCGGCCAGCAGGGCGAAGGCCGACACTGCGGCGGCGGCGGCGAGACGATGGATTGGCTTCATGGAGTCTCCGAAAGGGTGGGCCGGAAATCCGCGAGTATGTCGCGCGCTTCGCTGCCTGTGCAGCCACTTCGCCTTCATCGCCGCGCTGCGGCGGGCCGGACTTGCTTGCGGCTTCGTCGGCGGCCGCCGCCCTGGCCACGCCAGCATGCGCGCTTTCATCCGCAGGAAAGCCAAGCCCTATGTCCGAATGGAGCCCCCAAGCCGTCCCGGTCCGCCCTGCCCCGGCCGGCCCGCATTGCCAGGACCCGCACCACGGCGCCCCGCCCCTCACGCCGCTGCCGGTCGACCGGACGCTGGACATGCAGACGCCGCCCACGCACGGCTCGCTCGCCTGGCTGCTCACCCACCGGCTCGAAGGCGCGCAGTGGCGGCCCGGCGGGCTGGACGGCTGGCGGGTGCACCGGCTGGCCGAGCGGGGCCATGTCGCCATCGACGCCGGGCTGCAGCAGGCCTGGGAGCACGCGCGCCGGCACTGGGGCCGGCGCAGGGATCAGGAAGTGGCCATGCCGCGCGCGCCAACGCCGGTCGAACGGCAGCTGGGCAGCTTCACCACCTATGCCGCTGGCACGCTGGTCGACCTGCTCAGGAAGCCCGCCTCGCCGGATGCGGCGCCCCTGCCGCGCGATCCCGAAGACCGGCTGCTCCAGCTCGTGGCCCTGTCCCGGCTGCTGGATCTGCCGCTGCGTCCCCACATCGCTTCGCTGCTCGCCGGGCGCCCCGCCGACTGGTTGGCACGCCCGATCGACGAACTGCTGGAGCATGCGCCGGGACATGTGGCCCGGTGCCTGCGCGCCGCCGAGCAGGTCGTCGTGCAGGCACGGCGCCGCGAGCCGTCGCCGGGCTCGCCGCAGCGCAGCCTCTTCGAGCCCGGGCTCAGCGATGCCCAGTACCGGGAATGCCTCGTACTGTTCCAGCAGTACATGCAGGAATGCGTGGACCGGGCCGCCCCGGGCGCC contains the following coding sequences:
- a CDS encoding GNAT family N-acetyltransferase, whose translation is MGAAPIDIVQGYHPGALGRIVEMHALFYAAHAGFGQVFESQVACGLAEFAGRLGDARNGLWTAVSAGRVVGSVAIDGKGFADGHAHLRWFIVDGGQRGGGLGKALLQRALAFCDEHRFAETRLWTFEGLDAARRLYEAQGFVLKQQQAGAQWGSEVQEQLFVRQQGPA
- a CDS encoding MBL fold metallo-hydrolase, whose product is MKPIHRLAAAAAVSAFALLAAPAWAQNVKVTPLGGIDGEFCPQDRALIFEDPNGTRILYDPGRTVAGAADPRLGKIDILLVSHMHGDHLGNAHNAAPNAGSCAAPDVSVSDYPNSNAVNIALAKNSKIVVGSDMPPFFAAKLKALGGNPANAMLARFGGSVTVGGVKIATVTAMHSNGVEPEYIGGELGKAMKEAGIYGDVGLATGYVLTFSNGLVTYLSGDTGITADQERVVRDLYHAKLAVMNMGDGFTTGPAEAAYVMNELVKPAAVIASHANEVGTVGGKVRPGSKTEAFVKAVKVPVFVPLSGITMEFTSRGACAAGC